A genome region from Trachemys scripta elegans isolate TJP31775 chromosome 2, CAS_Tse_1.0, whole genome shotgun sequence includes the following:
- the KBTBD2 gene encoding kelch repeat and BTB domain-containing protein 2: protein MSTQDERQINAEYAVSLLEQLKLFYEQQLLTDIVLIVEGTEFPCHKMVLATCSSYFRAMFMSGLSESKQTHVHLRNVDAATLQIIITYAYTGNLAISDSTVEQLYETACFLQVEDVLQRCREYLIKKINAENCVRLLSFADLFSCEELKQSAKRMVEHKFTAVYHQDAFMQLSHDLLVDILSSDNLNVEKEETVREAAMLWLEYNTESRSQYLSSVLSQIRIDALSEVTQRAWFQGLPPNDKSVVVQGLYKSMPKFFKPRLGMTKEEMMIFIEAAAENPGSLYSSVCYSPQAEKVYKLCNPPADLHKVGTLVTPDNDIYIAGGQVPLKNTKTNHSKTSKLQAAFRTVNCFYWFDAQQNTWFPKTPMLFVRIKPSLVCCEGYIYAIGGDSVGGELNRRTVERYDTEKDEWTMVSPLPCAWQWSTAVAVHNCIYVMAHNLMYCYFPRSDAWIEMAMRQTSRCFASAAAFGDKIFYIGGLHIGSNSGIRLPTSTVDGSSVTVEVYDVNKNEWRMAANIPAKRYSDPCVRAVVISNSLCVFIRETHMNERAKYATYQYDLELDRWSLRQHISERVLWDLGKDFRCTVGKLYPSCLEESPWKPPTYLFSPDGADEFELDGEMVTLPPV, encoded by the exons ATGTCTACTCAGGATGAAAGGCAGATCAATGCCGAATATGCTGTATCCTTGCTGGAGCAGTTAAAATTGTTCTATGAACAGCAATTGCTAACTGACATAGTGTTGATTGTTGAGGGCACTGAATTCCCCTGCCATAAGATGGTTCTTGCAACATGCAGCTCTTATTTCAG GGCCATGTTCATGAGTGGGCTAAGTGAAAGTAAACAAACACATGTACATCTGAGGAATGTGGATGCAGCCACTTTACAAATTATAATAACTTATGCATACACGGGTAACTTGGCAATAAGTGACAGCACGGTAGAACAGCTTTATGAGACTGCTTGCTTCTTACAG GTAGAAGATGTGTTACAGCGATGTCgagaatatttaattaaaaaaataaatgcagagaACTGTGTGCGGTTATTAAGTTTTGCTGATCTCTTCAGCTGTGAAGAGTTAAAACAAAGTGCTAAGAGAATGGTAGAGCACAAGTTCACTGCTGTGTACCACCAAGATGCTTTCATGCAACTGTCACATGATCTACTGGTAGATATTTTAAGCAGTGACAACTTAAATGTGGAAAAAGAGGAGACAGTTCGTGAAGCTGCTATGTTATGGCTGGAATACAACACAGAATCACGATCACAGTATTTGTCCTCTGTTCTTAGCCAAATCAGAATTGATGCACTTTCAGAAGTAACACAGCGAGCCTGGTTTCAAGGATTACCACCTAATGATAAATCGGTGGTAGTGCAAGGATTATACAAATCTATGCCCAAATTTTTCAAACCAAGACTTGGTATGACTAAAGAGGAGATGATGATATTCATTGAAGCTGCTGCTGAAAACCCTGGTAGTCTTTACTCTTCTGTCTGTTACAGCCCCCAGGCAGAAAAAGTTTACAAGCTTTGCAATCCTCCTGCCGACTTGCATAAGGTTGGAACACTTGTAACTCCTGATAATGATATCTATATAGCAGGTGGACAAGTTCCTCTGAAAAACACAAAAACCAATCACAGTAAAACTAGCAAACTTCAGGCTGCCTTCAGAACTGTGAATTGCTTTTACTGGTTTGATGCACAGCAAAACACTTGGTTTCCAAAGACTCCAATGCTGTTTGTTCGTATAAAGCCATCCTTGGTCTGCTGTGAAGGATACATCTATGCAATTGGAGGAGATAGCGTAGGTGGAGAACTCAACAGAAGAACGGTAGAAAGATATGATACTGAGAAAGATGAATGGACCATGGTAAGCCCATTGCCTTGTGCATGGCAGTGGAGTACAGCAGTAGCAGTTCATAACTGCATTTATGTAATGGCCCACAACTTGATGTACTGTTATTTTCCCAGGTCGGATGCTTGGATAGAAATGGCTATGAGACAAACTAGTAGATgctttgcttctgctgctgcttttggtgacaaaatattCTATATTGGAGGATTGCATATTGGCAGCAATTCTGGTATAAGACTCCCAACTAGCACTGTCGATGGGTCTTCCGTAACTGTGGAAGTCTATGAtgtgaataaaaatgaatggaggATGGCAGCTAATATCCCTGCCAAGCGGTATTCTGACCCTTGTGTTAGAGCTGTTGTAATCTCCAATTCTTTGTGTGTCTTCATACGAGAAACCCACATGAATGAGAGAGCCAAGTATGCCACCTACCAATATGATCTGGAGCTTGATCGGTGGTCTCTACGACAGCATATATCAGAACGTGTGCTCTGGGACTTAGGAAAAGACTTCCGATGCACTGTAGGAAAGCTGTATCCATCTTGCCTTGAAGAGTCCCCATGGAAACCTCCAACATACCTCTTTTCACCAGATGGGGCTGATGAGTTTGAGCTGGATGGGGAGATGGTTACCTTGCCACCCGTATAG
- the LOC117872549 gene encoding uncharacterized protein LOC117872549 isoform X2, translated as MNTAPASENGPYSTNHTRPFFYAQPTAQQPFPNPWYLSHLYNPYCVPAPGFRSGNPYFPFYSVALHEYPGYLVPQHPMHTRVNRRPYFNVPPPSPLFYHATRFRHYSGPGKRTVTKETQTDPRQPENKPKKHQDLRTETKGCEAGNIGCVSSGMGTETETTSVKQDSSGSSLVPERDFQNKGSSSSSQYRNIPSGSYAFEKEEVRIEYGNGSPAIQLWKSFKETIPLYDVASGKPVPENIVQRDLFSVSSCEGVIYSPREGEELVSCASYSDERKTALSLKQSGEDGQEKEVQNNEVKLGAEKLGNASQRAKSPLGEARAMQIAEIARTVRNDQLVARQDTLFKKSSLKRSAASKTSEEESNLDQQAGLFPSSTEITHDSSPLQKKLNQSHSPTNVSQITDKSLWCEESVEKYVPSNSWLACVDDMDANYNYNMCLPQRKCQSVLSLSSDEMSSSKDEGSSTDDVPVSYFVPDYVLQKSMYAFQKSTEGSEKEKIRSGGSLNEDEVVGRKQTNVVNSQNFKSCSKVKIKKMASRGRKIGVLPRTSGQKKIYSLKKKAAKSLSLSEAEDSEEYFVAEEKGDNEDEDDEVEYFFQEATPYGHFISGKGSFYRPIGQRVLWKPPKNAIPAHLISWPAREKIKTKSGFCERTGLAPKSSEKEQDEVVYSDYGYYGKKRLTAKQEGSDHKRTSQKSSRGNLLLDKPKRKRIGKPPYKRRDTRCEAEDIEVWEMPKPSAHKGCGSKRSLYKRR; from the exons ATGAACACTGCTCCAGCTTCAGAAAATGGACCATATTCTACAAACCACACAAGACCCTTTTTTTATGCGCAGCCAACAGCACAACAACCTTTCCCAAATCCATGGTACCTTAGTCATCTATATAATCCATACTGTGTACCTGCCCCAG gtttcagaagtggaaatccatattttccattttattctgtTGCACTACATGAGTACCCTGGATATCTTGTTCCACAACATCCCATGCACACAAGAGTTAACAGAAGACCTTATTTTAATgttcccccaccctctcctctgTTTTATCATGCAACAAGGTTTAGACATTATAGTGGCCCTGGGAAAAGAACAGTGACTAAAGAAACACAGACTGATCCTAGACAGcctgaaaacaaaccaaaaaagcatCAGGATCTCCGTACAGAAACTAAAGGCTGTGAAGCAGGAAATATAGGCTGTGTTTCTTCTGGTATGGGTACAGAAACTGAAACTACTTCAGTGAAACAAGATTCATCTGGATCTTCTCTTGTGCCAGAAAGAGACTTTCAAAATAAGGGGTCTTCCAGCTCTTCACAGTATAGAAACATTCCTTCAGGAAGCTATGCTTTTGAGAAAGAAGAGGTCCGAATAGAGTATGGAAATGGCTCGCCTGCAATTCAGCTATGGAAGTCCTTTAAGGAAACTATTCCTTTGTATGATGTGGCAAGTGGTAAACCAGTCCCAGAGAATATCGTGCAACGTGACTTGTTTTCTGTTAGCTCTTGTGAAGGGGTAATATATAGCCCTCGTGAAGGGGAGGAATTGGTGTCATGCGCTTCTTATTCAGATGAACGAAAAACTGCTCTTTCTTTGAAGCAGAGTGGTGAAGATGGACAGGAAAAAGAGGTTCAAAATAATGAAGTAAAACTAGGTGCAGAAAAGCTGGGAAATGCAAGCCAAAGGGCAAAATCTCCTCTAGGTGAAGCCAGGGCAATGCAAATTGCTGAGATAGCCAGAACTGTTCGTAATGATCAGCTAGTGGCAAGGCAGgacacattgtttaaaaaatctaGTTTGAAAAGATCTGCTGCTTCAAAAACTTCTGAAGAGGAGTCCAACCTTGATCAGCAAGCAGGATTATTTCCATCCAGTACGGAAATAACACATGACTCAAGTCCACTGCAGAAAAAGCTAAATCAGAGCCACAGTCCAACCAACGTAAGTCAGATAACGGATAAAAGCTTATGGTGTGAAGAATCCGTGGAGAAGTATGTTCCTTCTAACAGCTGGCTAGCTTGCGTGGATGACATGGACGCTAACTACAACTATAATATGTGTTTGCCACAAAGGAAATGTCAAAGTGTACTCAGTCTGTCTTCTGATGAAATGTCGTCTTCTAAAGATGAAGGATCATCGACTGATGATGTACCAGTGTCTTATTTTGTCCCTGATTATGTGCTTCAGAAGAGCATGTACGCTTTCCAAAAAAGTACAGAGGGCtcagagaaagagaaaattaGAAGTGGTGGCTCCCTTAATGAAGATGAAGTGGTAGGAAGGAAGCAGACCAATGTTGTCAATAGCCAGAACTTCAAAAGCTGTTCAAAAGTGAAGATTAAAAAGATGGCCAGCAGAGGTAGAAAGATTGGGGTCCTCCCTAGAACTTCTGGTCAGAAAAAAATCTACTCCCTAAAGAAAAAAGCTGCTAAGAGTTTGTCTCTGTCAGAGGCTGAAGACTCTGAAGAATACTTTGTGGCAGAGGAAAAGGGTGACAACGAGGATGAAGATGATGAAGTTGAATATTTCTTTCAAGAAGCCACTCCATATGGACACTTCATCTCCGGTAAAGGCAGTTTCTACAGACCGATTGGCCAGAGGGTGCTTTGGAAACCACCTAAAAATGCCATACCAGCTCACTTGATTAGCTGGCCTGCTcgggagaaaataaaaacaaagagtgGGTTCTGTGAACGCACTGGTCTGGCTCCTAAGTCAAGTGAGAAGGAACAGGATGAGGTTGTGTACAGTGATTATGGGTACTATGGAAAAAAGAGGCTTACAGCAAAACAAGAGGGATCTGACCATAAGAGAACTTCACAGAAGTCTTCAAGAG